AAAATGTAGATTTTGacttgaaaaattaattttttgatcTGAAATTAGCTAATAAACCTAAAAAACCCATAACAGATTGATATGCCATGGAAATACCCATAAAAAGTTATAGCATAAATGCATTGTTTCACACAAATGTACTTATCGACATTCTAATCCGGAAAAATCTTGTTTTTAGTGATCATTGTAGAACTATTCGGTAAAAAGATGAGTCAAGCTAAAAGCTAAACACAAATAAGCAGAAAAATTGGTGATGAATTGTAATGAACAGAAAGAAAAACTATGGATGGCTTAAATTTTGTTAGGCTGGAAATTGGATGTTAAAAAGACAGAGTTTTGATTTTTGACCTAAAGACTTACTTTTACTTTACTGGCTGAAAAGTCTTTTTTGTGAAACTTTAAAACTGGTCAAATATGGGTTTTAAGCAGTAATTAGTGCAAAAAGAATCTTAGACTTTAGCATTGGTTTGCCCTAGTTGTTAGTCAATTCCTTGCGCTTATAAGACAATATTAACTTATCATAAGCGGGCTTCcttaatataatcatataatgcTGCCATAGTTTAACTAGTAAAAAGTTCTTTTACGATTGctaaacattaaaaaagttatgaagaTTATTTGTACGGTGCTGGCACAGACCACTATGTGAGTCATCTCATCCTCCATAAGGGTAAAAATGTTGTAGACTATCCACCGGCCACTAAATGGTCAGCCTGCAGTGTTGAGGAAAAAGACGCATTAGATAACCAAAACCTGTACGTCTGTTTAAAAAACAAACCTGAAACTTTTTGGAAGAATGAAGAGAATAGTGTTTGCGGAAATTTGTTTCTCGAGGAAGGTGAGGCTGAATTCAAGTAAAACTATAACATGTCTTATGACTCGAGCACTtgtacctatatatataatctctaagtttgtgtgcgtgtgtgtgtaactTGGtttttcagctatagctataaaaatattggaataaaaaatctgtatcgcagaagatttgatctccaaaccaggcaaatatcttaccaaatAAGCTACGCGaaattgatggattcattgggcgatatatgtcgccaTGTGAGTGAAAATACGCATACCGCTCTTCGTTATGATGCAACGTCATTTTATGATTGCTTTCACGGcccttattagtaagtttagcaaaatggatactagcttactcaagttGGCTatcggcaatgtgccaggctaacggcaagtggcaggctactgcattacctgccactgttttatCAGCTGTTTtgatacccgtgcaacgccgagcattTCGCTAGTCTGTACACATAGTGGAGCATCCATGTTGACATCCctactacatgtacttgtatatatGTTACTGTATTCATAATTACAGCAAAGTTAACAAAACAATTGTTTGAATTCAGTAGAATTTCAGCATGGGATAATGAATTGTTTATACTAATGCTGTGTGTCACTGTATAGCCACATAACTAAATGATTTATATATGCTGATAAGTTGATAACTAATACTTTTAAAGGAATGTCTACAACCACATGCTGATGGAGGTTAGTAAAAGAATACTCAAGTGCTAGTACAAAAATAGTCTTATAAAGCTAGCTGATATTTGCTGTCTCACTGAAGAATAAAAACTAGTGTAATAGTGAAATATGTTATGTTTTGAACCAAAGTTTCTCATATTTTGGATGTACTTCGAAACAGTCATAGTACTTAGTAACAGCCATAGTACTTACTAGTTACTAACACAGCCATAGTACTTAGTAATGCAGTCACAGTACTTAGTAACACAGTCATAGTACTTAGTAACACAGTCATAGCACTTAGAACTAATCGGTAGCCAAACTTCAGATAGATTTATGAGAGCTTGTGACAGGATTATATGTTTGCAACTAGTTACTAGTAGATAGTTACTAGTACATGTGTTGCTTTGAAGACCATTTGCATCATTGCAACATTTCAAAAGGGTTTGCCATTAAGcaacaaacaatgaaagcttGTTGGTTCTTTATTTTTTGACTTTCAGTTAAAAAAGCTGTATTCCATTGCAGCCTGTTTTGCATTTCCCTCAGCTTTATGTAAGAAAACAGTTGCATGTTTCAAGTAGGCGTAAAATGTCTACTTGGTGAAAGCATAGCAAAGAGGAGTAAAGCCTGGCCACTGTAAATCAACTATGAAAGAACTATCTAAGCTGTCAGACAAACTGTTGATTTTAGGAGAGGAGTGTGACTGTGGTCAAGCAGATCAGTGCAAAAATAAATGCTGCGATGCCGCCACTTGCAAGTTTCTTAATGGTGCTTCGTGTGCAACAGGTAAGTCTTGTAGACATAATTTAACTAGAACAGTGCAATGCTTGCTGGTGTCTGGATCAAGTGAAGGTATTGAGATCGGCCTCAGCACTGTACAGCCCTCTCCTAAGAAGTCTGAATCAGATAGGAAGTTTATAGAGGAAGGTTTAGATAGAGGCAGAAGAGTGGAGCAATGTCAATAATGACAGATTAGTGTACATCATCAGGTCTCTCTTAGCTTGTCAGCTTGAGTTGATGAATcattaattattttacaatacTAGTGCTAATTCCCTTCAGAAACAGTAATTcaatcaaacaaaaatattgtcaTAACACCACAGTCTTGTACAGGAGAAAGAACAGCCCTATTGGTTTAACCAGTGATAATTGAGACACTGAGTGAACTCAACTATTCAGAAAAACTTGTATTTTAGACAGTCTTTAAGAGTTGTCTGTCTATATCCAAGCTCACTTCAGTAAATATCACTTAATATGTGAACATGCTAATCATGATTATTTAAGGGATTCCCTGCATCAAACCATTCATAGCAAAATAAATGGTTCTAGCAGGCTATAACACCAAAGCCTATCTCTGTGTGTCTAATTCCAGTTCCATTTAGAATCAGTCCAACAAATCAATGCCCGGTGATATTGATACATCTGTACGTCACAAATGTAATTACTCTTTGTATGTTAGTAACAACGATTGTATCTCAACTTTTTAACACGCTTAAGACTGTGATTCAAGCAAAACCTCACAAAGAGAGAATTGCATTCAAAGTTTGAATAAATCCTAGGCTAGGCAGTAAATCTATGTTATTAATAGGCACCTGCTGCAACCTTGCGGATTGCTCTATCCGCAGTAAATCTGAGGTCTGTCGGCCCCTGGTCGATACCGAGTGTGACTTGGAAGAATTTTGTGATGGCTCAACAGAGTGGTGTCCTCCAGATACGTACAAGCAAGATGGTGCAGATTGCTTTAACAAGAGTCAAGCTTATTGTTATGATGGAAGGTGTAACAGCCATGACTCCCAATGTGACTTTATATTTGGATTAGAAACTGTAAAAGATGGTAACAAGTCCTGCTACATGGAATTTAACAATGCGAGTTAGTAAACCCCTTCCTTTAACTATTAATCTCAAATTTATCACAGCATGCCAGTTGATAACATTGCAGAGTACAACAGTGTAGCTAGCATAAGAAAGGGTGTAGCCAAGTCTGGTCAGGCCTACCATAGAACAGTCTGAAGCGCTCGGATATAGTCCAATGTTATATAGCCTGGAATATAGCTAAGTAAACTAAACAGATAGTTAATTTTCACTGTTTTGATAGATTCACTATATTATATGTAGTCTTGAAAATACTATGAGTAAGTTAATCAGGGGTATATAACAGTGCAATCTGAACCAGCTTTTTAAATATCATTACTGGATGTAATATATGCTGCATGTCATTACAGCAGGGAAGTTTAATAGATACCTATACTGTAGTAATGTAATGCTGTAGAGTCTTTAGAAACAGTAGAGTCTGTAGGGACAGTAGAGTCTGTAGGGACAGTAGAGTCTGTAGGGACAGTAGAGTCTGTAGGGACAGTAGGGTCTGTAGAGACAATAGAGTCTGTAGGGACAATAAAGTCTGTAGGGACAGTAGGGTCTGCAGAGACAATAGAGTCTGTAGGGGCAGTAGAGTCTGTAGGGACGGTAGAGTCTGTAGGGACAGTAGAGTCTGTAGGGACAGTAGGGTCTGCAGAGACAATAGAGTCTGTAGGGGCAGTAGAGTCTGTAGGGACAGTAGAGTCTGTAGGGACAGTAGAGTCTGTAGGGACAGTAGAGTCTGTAGGGACAGTAGAGTCTGTAGGGACAGTAGGGTCTGTAGGAACAGTAGAGTCTGTAGAGACAGTAGGGTCTGCAGAGACAATAGAGTCTGTAGGGGCAGTAGAGTCTGTAGGGACAGTAGAGTCTGTAGGGACAGTAGAGTCTGCAGGGACAGTAGAGTCTGTAGGGACGGTAGAGTCTGCAGGGACGGTAGAGTCTGTAGGGACAGTAGAGTCTGTAGGGACGGTAGAGTCTGTAGAGACAGTAGAGTCTGTAGGGACAGTAGAGTCTGTAGGAACGGTAGAGTCTGTAGGGACGGTAGAGTCTGTAGTGACAGTAGAGTCTGTAGGGACAGTAGAGTCTGCAGGGACGGTAGAGTCTGTAGGGACGGTAGAGTCTGTAGGGACGGTAGAGTCTGTATGGACGGTAGAGTCTGCAGGGACAGTAGAGTCTGTAGGGACAGTAGGGTCTGCAGAGACAATAGAGTCTGTAGGGACAGTAGAGTCTGTAGGACAGTAGAGTCTGTAGGGACAGTAGAGTCTGTAGGG
Above is a window of Watersipora subatra chromosome 3, tzWatSuba1.1, whole genome shotgun sequence DNA encoding:
- the LOC137390957 gene encoding hepatitis A virus cellular receptor 1-like is translated as MPLYKRLYCPYRLYCPYRLYCPCILYCPYRLYCPYRLYCPYRLYCPYRLYCPYRLYCPTDSTVPTDSIVSADPTVPTDSTVPADSTVHTDSTVPTDSTVPTDSTVPADSTVPTDSTVTTDSTVPTDSTVPTDSTVPTDSTVSTDSTVPTDSTVPTDSTVPADSTVPTDSTVPADSTVPTDSTVPTDSTAPTDSIVSADPTVSTDSTVPTDPTVPTDSTVPTDSTVPTDSTVPTDSTVPTDSTAPTDSIVSADPTVPTDSTVPTDSTVPTDSTAPTDSIVSADPTVPTDFIVPTDSIVSTDPTVPTDSTVPTDSTVPTDSTVPTDSTVSKDSTALHYYSIGIY